A window of Castanea sativa cultivar Marrone di Chiusa Pesio chromosome 1, ASM4071231v1 contains these coding sequences:
- the LOC142622724 gene encoding AAA-ATPase At5g57480-like has product MKEYWTSLASLLGVLAFCQSLLQVVFPPELRFATVKLLNRMFHLFSSYCYFDITEIDGVNTNELYNAVQLYLSSSVSITGSRLSLTRALNSSAITFGLSNNDSIADTFNGVSVLWEHVVTQRQSQTFSWRPLPEEKRGFTLRIRKQDKSLILDSYMDYIMEKANDIRRKNQDRLLYTNSRGGSLDSRGHPWESVPFKHPSTFDTLAMDPIKKQEIMDDLKDFANGQGFYQKTGRAWKRGYLLFGPPGTGKSSMIAAMANYLGYDIYDLELTEVHTNSELRKLLMKTSSKSIIVIEDIDCSLTLSNRAKSNNVSTNGIRSSYGDMGEMRGGGGEDGGNTSITLSGLLNFTDGLWSCCGSERIFVFTTNHIEKLDPALLRSGRMDMHVFMNYCSFPALKILLKNYLGLDESGVDGVVLKDLEDVVDKAEMTPADVSEVLIKNRRDKVKAVRELLEALKVRAERISEKNIVRLRAKGSEYLEEEQEKRALESPKEGREFEKEEESDCKKGNDEKQESTTTTIKK; this is encoded by the coding sequence ATGAAGGAATATTGGACCTCCTTGGCTTCCCTTCTTGGCGTTTTGGCCTTTTGCCAAAGCCTCCTCCAAGTAGTGTTCCCACCTGAACTCCGTTTCGCCACTGTCAAACTCCTCAACCGAATGTTCCACCTGTTCTCCTCCTACTGCTACTTTGACATAACAGAGATCGACGGTGTCAACACAAACGAGCTCTACAACGCAGTCCAACTCTACTTGAGCTCATCAGTCTCCATCACTGGCAGTAGACTCAGCCTCACACGCGCACTCAACTCAAGCGCCATCACCTTTGGACTCTCCAACAATGACAGCATAGCCGACACTTTCAATGGCGTCTCAGTTCTCTGGGAACACGTTGTCACTCAAAGACAATCCCAAACCTTCTCATGGCGACCACTTCCGGAAGAGAAACGTGGGTTCACTCTTCGAATCAGGAAGCAAGACAAGTCTCTCATTCTCGACTCTTACATGGACTACATCATGGAAAAAGCCAACGACATTCGAAGGAAAAACCAGGATCGTCTTTTGTACACTAACTCGAGAGGTGGTTCTTTGGACTCGAGAGGTCATCCTTGGGAGTCTGTACCTTTTAAACATCCAAGCACATTCGATACTTTAGCCATGGATCCTATAAAAAAGCAGGAGATCATGGATGATCTTAAGGATTTTGCGAATGGCCAAGGTTTTTATCAGAAAACAGGGCGAGCTTGGAAAAGAGGGTACCTTCTTTTTGGTCCACCTGGGACTGGAAAGTCTAGCATGATTGCTGCTATGGCTAATTATCTTGGTTATGACATTTATGATTTGGAGCTGACTGAGGTGCATACTAATTCTGAGCTGAGAAAATTGCTAATGAAGACTAGTTCTAAGTCTATTATTGTGATCGAAGATATTGATTGTTCACTCACTTTATCGAATAGAGCTAAGAGTAATAATGTTAGTACTAATGGTATTAGGAGTAGTTATGGCGATATGGGTGAAATgcgcggtggtggtggtgaggaTGGTGGGAATACAAGCATTACTCTTTCAGGGTTGTTGAATTTTACTGATGGATTATGGTCATGTTGTGGGAGCGAGAGAATTTTTGTGTTTACTACTAATCACATTGAGAAGCTTGACCCGGCATTGTTAAGGAGTGGAAGGATGGATATGCATGTTTTCATGAATTATTGTTCTTTCCCGGCACTGAAGATACTTTTGAAGAATTATTTGGGGTTGGATGAGAGTGGCGTGGATGGTGTGGTTTTGAAGGATTTGGAAGATGTGGTTGATAAGGCTGAGATGACTCCTGCTGATGTTAGTGaggttttgattaagaataggaGGGATAAAGTGAAAGCAGTGAGGGAATTGTTGGAGGCTTTGAAAGTGAGAGCAGAGAGGATTAGTGAGAAGAATATTGTGAGGTTGAGAGCGAAGGGTTCAGAGTATTTGGAAGAGGAGCAAGAAAAGAGGGCATTGGAGAGTCCTAAAGAAGGGCGTGagtttgagaaagaagaagagagtgatTGCAAGAAAGGAAATGATGAGAAACAAGAGAGTACTACTACTACAATAAAGAAATGA